The Thermoflexus hugenholtzii JAD2 genome has a window encoding:
- the surE gene encoding 5'/3'-nucleotidase SurE: MPLILVTNDDGIRSPGLRAAAAALQVLGQVVVVAPVDQWSGAGRCMPATSEGRIYPEIIHVSGTVIRAYAVEGTPAQVVDHAILEILPRLPDLAVAGINYGENVGSGVTISGTVGAALEAASFGIPALAVSLQTPVEHHLGYSEEIDFRAAAHFTLLFARAALRQALPFDVDVLKIDVPARATPETPWRWTRLSRQRYFVPVRPMRRRPTDPGPLGYRVEIDRERLEPDSDIYALVVEEVVSVTPLSLDLTSRVSLEELHRWWEKAR, from the coding sequence ATGCCGCTCATCCTGGTGACCAACGATGACGGGATCCGCTCCCCGGGCCTGCGCGCCGCCGCTGCCGCCCTGCAAGTCCTGGGGCAGGTTGTGGTGGTCGCCCCGGTGGATCAATGGTCCGGCGCCGGGCGCTGCATGCCGGCCACCTCGGAGGGCCGGATCTACCCGGAGATCATCCATGTGAGCGGCACAGTGATCCGGGCCTATGCGGTGGAAGGAACCCCCGCCCAGGTGGTCGATCACGCCATCCTGGAGATCCTTCCTCGCCTCCCCGATCTGGCGGTGGCGGGCATCAATTATGGGGAGAACGTCGGCTCTGGGGTGACGATCTCGGGGACGGTGGGGGCAGCCTTGGAGGCGGCCAGCTTCGGGATCCCGGCCCTGGCCGTGTCGCTGCAAACCCCGGTGGAGCATCACCTGGGATACTCCGAGGAGATCGACTTCAGGGCCGCGGCGCATTTCACCCTCCTCTTCGCCCGCGCCGCCCTCCGCCAGGCCCTGCCGTTCGACGTCGACGTGCTGAAGATCGACGTCCCGGCCCGGGCCACGCCGGAGACCCCATGGCGGTGGACCCGCCTCTCCCGGCAGCGGTATTTCGTCCCGGTCCGCCCGATGCGCCGGCGCCCCACCGACCCGGGCCCGCTGGGATATCGGGTGGAGATCGATCGAGAGCGTCTGGAGCCGGATTCGGACATCTACGCCCTGGTGGTGGAGGAGGTGGTCTCTGTCACCCCGCTGAGCCTGGATCTCACGTCCCGCGTTTCCCTGGAGGAGCTGCATCGATGGTGGGAGAAAGCGAGGTAA
- a CDS encoding transglutaminase TgpA family protein, whose product MEAPAVPRGTVGTLWMLFLLLLIHGSAAWTVTMAGWADGLEILPSVAAGGLLIGWLLAISRFPGPVAFLLNIGYGTVWVGYLSARLIQVPTWSLKLQWLGYRMTVWAMEAMRGGRGSDPLPFVVIMGALIWLAASSSAWYSFRTIRSWRALVPAGLIAFINAYYYLGPRPLTLFLITYLLGALLWLATVHYEEQSQRWRRERVWFVPDLGVDVLRAGLLIAGLALALAWILPPAGPSEAASRVWSEVSRPLRRSQETFNRLFSSLRSQRPAYVSPLGRTLPFGGPRRLSDTVVMEVRAQGPARYWRGMVYDVYTSNGWLSSGEDEQSRAPMTALTARPLWEGRAVVTQTFTVYLPGNTLIFAAQHPVAVSLPAIVQGRFTAQAHDLMGIRSPRPFGAQQTYEAISLVPVPDVEGLRQAGTVYPEWVQRYLQLPPNLDPRIRRLAERITANADNPYDKAAALEAWLRRNIRYNENIPAPPPGRDGVSYVLFDIHQGYCDYYASAMAVMARALGIPARVVSGYAQGEWMPDGRYRVRQRDAHTWVEIYFPGYGWVEFEPTAAQPPILRPQRPATPTPTPPASPAAGPTPGAPQPTPTRRNLLAEDFDIQPGEALPLPRTPRFPVGPLTAGLMGALGMLGVVLWLRDRHRLRRLSPAARDYLWMNRAARLLGIRLPASWTPMERARHLAALAPEMAETMRQIAERYTAVRFGRRPLPPGSAPRGWWLLFLFYGLRGRLRSILARWISALRSQTLPTSPPFAR is encoded by the coding sequence ATGGAGGCCCCGGCCGTTCCCCGGGGAACGGTGGGAACCCTCTGGATGCTCTTCCTGCTGCTCCTGATCCACGGGTCCGCCGCGTGGACGGTGACGATGGCGGGGTGGGCCGATGGATTAGAGATCCTCCCTTCAGTGGCAGCCGGGGGGCTCCTCATCGGTTGGCTGCTGGCCATCTCCCGGTTCCCCGGCCCGGTGGCTTTTCTTCTCAACATCGGCTATGGCACCGTCTGGGTGGGCTACCTGAGCGCCCGCCTCATCCAGGTCCCCACCTGGTCGTTGAAGCTCCAATGGCTGGGCTACCGCATGACGGTGTGGGCCATGGAAGCCATGCGGGGCGGGCGCGGCAGCGATCCGCTGCCCTTCGTGGTGATCATGGGGGCCCTGATCTGGCTGGCGGCCAGCAGCAGCGCCTGGTATTCTTTCCGGACCATCCGGTCGTGGCGGGCGCTGGTGCCGGCCGGGCTGATCGCGTTCATCAACGCGTATTACTATCTGGGTCCGCGCCCTCTCACGCTGTTCCTGATCACCTATTTGCTGGGGGCGCTGCTCTGGCTGGCCACCGTGCATTATGAGGAGCAGAGCCAGCGCTGGCGGCGGGAGCGAGTATGGTTCGTCCCGGATCTCGGCGTGGATGTGCTGCGGGCGGGGCTGCTGATCGCCGGGCTGGCCCTGGCCCTCGCCTGGATCCTCCCGCCGGCCGGCCCCAGCGAGGCGGCCTCCCGGGTCTGGAGCGAGGTGAGCCGGCCCCTGCGCCGGAGCCAGGAGACGTTCAACCGGCTGTTCAGCTCCCTGCGCTCCCAGCGCCCGGCGTATGTGAGCCCCCTGGGACGCACGCTGCCCTTCGGCGGGCCCCGGCGGCTGAGCGACACGGTGGTGATGGAGGTGCGGGCCCAGGGGCCGGCCCGCTACTGGCGGGGGATGGTCTATGACGTCTACACCTCCAACGGCTGGCTTTCCTCGGGGGAAGATGAGCAGAGCCGCGCCCCGATGACCGCGCTGACGGCGCGCCCGCTGTGGGAGGGCCGGGCGGTGGTGACGCAAACCTTCACCGTCTATCTGCCCGGGAACACCCTGATCTTCGCCGCTCAGCACCCGGTGGCCGTCAGTCTCCCCGCCATCGTGCAGGGCCGGTTCACGGCCCAGGCCCACGATCTGATGGGGATCCGCAGCCCCCGTCCCTTCGGCGCCCAGCAGACCTACGAGGCGATCTCCCTGGTCCCCGTCCCGGATGTGGAGGGCCTGCGCCAGGCGGGGACGGTTTACCCGGAATGGGTGCAGCGATATCTGCAGCTGCCGCCCAACCTCGACCCCCGGATCCGACGCCTGGCGGAGCGGATCACGGCGAACGCGGACAATCCATACGACAAGGCAGCGGCCCTGGAGGCCTGGCTGCGCCGCAACATCCGATACAACGAGAACATCCCGGCTCCGCCGCCGGGCCGGGACGGCGTGTCCTATGTGCTGTTTGACATCCACCAGGGCTACTGCGACTATTACGCCTCGGCGATGGCCGTGATGGCGCGGGCCCTGGGGATCCCCGCCCGCGTGGTGAGCGGCTACGCCCAGGGCGAGTGGATGCCCGACGGGCGGTATCGGGTGCGGCAGCGGGACGCCCACACATGGGTGGAGATCTACTTCCCTGGCTACGGCTGGGTGGAATTCGAGCCCACCGCCGCCCAGCCGCCCATCCTGCGCCCCCAGCGCCCCGCGACGCCCACCCCCACGCCTCCAGCGAGCCCCGCCGCAGGGCCCACTCCCGGCGCGCCACAACCCACCCCCACCCGACGCAATCTGCTGGCCGAGGATTTCGATATCCAGCCCGGGGAGGCTCTTCCGCTGCCCCGCACGCCGCGGTTCCCGGTCGGACCGCTCACAGCGGGCCTGATGGGAGCGCTGGGGATGCTGGGGGTGGTCCTCTGGTTGCGCGATCGGCACCGCCTGCGCCGGCTCTCTCCCGCTGCTCGGGATTACCTGTGGATGAACCGCGCGGCGCGGCTGCTGGGGATCCGGCTCCCGGCCTCCTGGACCCCGATGGAGCGCGCTCGGCACCTGGCCGCGCTGGCACCGGAGATGGCGGAGACCATGAGGCAGATCGCGGAGCGCTACACGGCCGTGCGGTTCGGCCGACGCCCGCTCCCTCCGGGATCCGCCCCTCGGGGCTGGTGGCTTCTCTTTCTCTTCTATGGGCTCCGAGGGCGCCTCCGATCCATCTTGGCTCGGTGGATCTCCGCCCTCCGCAGCCAGACCCTTCCCACCTCGCCGCCCTTCGCCCGCTGA
- a CDS encoding YtxH domain-containing protein, whose product MRRGLLWIYGFLVGGLIGAGLALLWAPCSGPELRQRIRSRWQQVVEEGRQAAAQRRAELERELAVLIRRAPPEP is encoded by the coding sequence ATGCGCCGTGGGCTTCTCTGGATTTATGGATTTCTGGTGGGGGGGCTGATCGGCGCCGGCCTGGCGCTGCTCTGGGCTCCCTGCTCCGGGCCGGAGCTGCGGCAAAGGATCCGGAGCCGATGGCAGCAGGTCGTGGAGGAGGGGCGGCAGGCCGCCGCCCAGCGCCGGGCGGAGCTGGAGCGCGAGCTGGCCGTCCTGATCCGACGAGCTCCTCCGGAGCCCTGA
- a CDS encoding penicillin acylase family protein, producing MTARKKPLLPGVAGLVLILILGILHLPSAVGPPAFLSLHGPEGKITLYAVGPAQWRVEAGSPQDQAFAEGVLDGLDAAPLLILRRAAAYGQLEALVGPQAKEADAWARERLAPVIARAWEALDAETRSRLEAYAAGVNTAWRMGIPMIRRLPSDPLARPWDPRDSLAVAVGLALAHPGWMEAEIAAALRRLPPAPRAALEDPRWSSATPAPDVARREAAWRAWAAVGVAPELGLFRTCQEDTGIRLHAMAAPVFPLPWRLIWVDDGVRLRWPGIPGALARIRQAEGAQLEPKPGPGDVLDALGELSVRVVRESGESPLWAWRGKDAWPRCAPPATPDREALLALTPEGWLQRRVHGMLARWDGQLDAKSPSALVYEVWRWELIRTALGPAVGEENLRRLLARRPAERLRAAAQALWEAQGNEVRELKAMAYRRALAEIGRRYGDLHTIWEWGKAHAAPVRILGWPIRAEIPLGGDESAPWPTPVDPVRPFATAFWPALTVQRESQVILKIAPTPVWWRWP from the coding sequence ATGACGGCCCGGAAAAAGCCCCTCCTCCCCGGTGTGGCCGGCCTGGTCCTGATCCTCATCCTGGGGATCCTGCATCTTCCGTCCGCGGTCGGTCCGCCCGCCTTCCTTTCCTTGCACGGGCCGGAGGGAAAGATCACCCTGTATGCGGTGGGCCCAGCCCAGTGGCGCGTAGAGGCCGGCTCGCCGCAGGATCAGGCCTTCGCGGAGGGCGTCCTGGATGGACTGGATGCCGCCCCGCTGCTGATCCTGCGGCGGGCGGCGGCTTACGGCCAGCTGGAGGCCCTGGTCGGGCCGCAGGCTAAGGAGGCCGACGCCTGGGCCCGGGAGCGCCTCGCCCCCGTCATCGCCCGGGCCTGGGAGGCCCTGGATGCAGAGACCCGGTCCCGGCTGGAAGCCTACGCGGCGGGGGTGAACACCGCCTGGCGGATGGGGATCCCGATGATCCGCCGGCTCCCCTCGGATCCCCTCGCCCGGCCCTGGGACCCCCGGGATAGCCTGGCGGTGGCAGTGGGCCTGGCCCTGGCCCATCCGGGCTGGATGGAGGCCGAGATCGCGGCCGCCCTCCGGCGCCTCCCTCCTGCTCCCCGCGCCGCCCTGGAAGATCCCCGCTGGTCGTCCGCGACGCCGGCCCCGGATGTCGCGCGGCGTGAGGCGGCGTGGCGCGCCTGGGCGGCGGTGGGGGTGGCCCCCGAGCTCGGGCTCTTCCGGACGTGTCAGGAGGACACCGGGATCCGCCTGCACGCGATGGCCGCCCCGGTCTTCCCCCTGCCGTGGCGCCTGATATGGGTGGACGACGGCGTCCGCCTCCGCTGGCCCGGGATCCCGGGGGCTCTGGCGCGCATCCGCCAGGCGGAGGGCGCCCAGCTGGAGCCGAAGCCGGGCCCCGGAGACGTCCTGGATGCCCTGGGGGAGCTCTCCGTCCGCGTCGTCCGGGAAAGCGGGGAGTCCCCCCTCTGGGCCTGGCGGGGAAAGGACGCATGGCCCCGCTGCGCGCCGCCCGCGACGCCGGATCGCGAGGCGCTGCTCGCCCTGACCCCAGAGGGCTGGCTTCAGCGGCGGGTGCATGGGATGCTGGCCCGCTGGGACGGGCAGCTGGACGCGAAGAGCCCCTCCGCCCTCGTCTATGAGGTCTGGCGATGGGAGCTCATCCGCACGGCGCTGGGACCGGCGGTGGGAGAGGAGAACCTGCGACGGCTGCTCGCCCGACGGCCGGCGGAGCGCCTCCGGGCCGCTGCGCAGGCCCTCTGGGAGGCTCAGGGCAATGAGGTCCGGGAGCTGAAGGCGATGGCTTACCGGCGGGCGCTGGCCGAGATTGGACGGCGATATGGGGATCTGCACACCATCTGGGAATGGGGAAAGGCCCACGCGGCCCCTGTGCGGATCCTGGGCTGGCCGATCCGCGCGGAGATCCCTCTCGGCGGCGATGAGAGCGCCCCCTGGCCGACCCCGGTGGATCCCGTGCGACCCTTCGCCACGGCGTTCTGGCCTGCCCTCACCGTGCAGCGGGAGTCTCAGGTTATCCTGAAGATCGCCCCGACGCCGGTCTGGTGGAGATGGCCGTAG
- a CDS encoding adenylate/guanylate cyclase domain-containing protein: MERISGTEAFDSLLDRLMEYLGEAERALARSAAGPDSPVELVRTSRDLVEILRSRVHREIGRLAPMLDPDLMAYLIRADGPEDPTPIRREVTVLFVDLHGFSELCEHTPLEALVPLLNRYLELAWACIRAEGGVVDRFMGDAVLGWFNAPFELPDHPYRALRAAWRMQQEVLHLHAALPPEHRRRYRIGVHLGEAVLGPIGTRAFQTYTLVGSTVNYARRLQEAAPPGQIMISRAVFERVRERIEARALPIFPVRGGAQVVPVYRFLGFREETP; the protein is encoded by the coding sequence ATGGAACGGATAAGTGGGACAGAGGCCTTCGACTCATTGCTGGATCGCCTGATGGAATACCTGGGGGAAGCGGAGCGGGCCCTCGCGCGGTCCGCGGCAGGCCCGGATTCGCCGGTCGAGCTCGTGCGGACCAGTCGGGATCTGGTGGAGATCCTGCGGTCGAGAGTCCACCGGGAGATCGGGCGGCTTGCCCCCATGCTGGATCCCGACCTGATGGCCTATCTGATCCGGGCGGATGGCCCGGAGGACCCGACGCCCATCCGGCGCGAGGTCACCGTCCTCTTCGTGGACCTCCACGGCTTCTCGGAGCTGTGCGAGCACACTCCCCTGGAGGCCCTGGTGCCCCTGCTGAACCGCTATCTGGAGCTCGCATGGGCCTGCATACGGGCCGAGGGAGGCGTGGTGGATCGATTTATGGGGGATGCGGTGCTGGGATGGTTCAACGCCCCCTTCGAGCTGCCGGACCATCCGTATCGGGCCCTGCGGGCGGCGTGGCGGATGCAGCAGGAGGTGCTCCATCTGCACGCCGCGCTCCCCCCGGAGCACCGCCGACGTTACCGCATCGGCGTGCACCTCGGCGAGGCGGTCCTCGGGCCGATCGGAACCCGTGCGTTCCAGACCTATACCCTGGTGGGGAGCACGGTCAATTACGCGCGGCGCCTGCAGGAGGCAGCGCCGCCCGGGCAGATCATGATCAGCCGGGCGGTGTTCGAGCGCGTGCGAGAGCGGATCGAGGCCCGCGCCCTGCCGATCTTCCCGGTTCGGGGAGGGGCTCAGGTGGTGCCGGTCTACCGATTCCTGGGGTTCCGGGAGGAAACGCCATGA
- a CDS encoding ATP-grasp domain-containing protein, producing MLKDTVTRSDIEIERVDLAIAWNWEYDAPFIRMIREACARRGLSVAEVTPADLPQILERAADGRWTCGVFLDRASDWDEDFEALVDWARAAGVFRLNPTERARAAWDKAAMHRRFVEAGLPTPPTAILPPWEADPRTLWPEGLGEPPWIAKPAFGGGGEGVRTIICPEDLNALRTAFPDESILVQAYVRPRRLDGRPAWFRVLYAVDQVFPCWWDPATHRYTPVEEEERIAFGLDALWELGRRIAAVCGLHLFSSEIALDEAGRFLCIDYVNDPIDTRPQSLAPEGVPDEVLQGIAERIAEAVGRIRCRSSW from the coding sequence ATGTTAAAGGATACGGTGACGCGAAGCGACATCGAGATCGAGCGGGTGGATCTGGCCATCGCCTGGAACTGGGAATACGATGCGCCGTTCATCCGGATGATCCGGGAGGCCTGCGCGCGCCGCGGCCTCTCGGTGGCCGAGGTCACGCCGGCGGATCTCCCCCAGATCCTGGAGCGGGCCGCGGATGGGCGGTGGACATGCGGGGTTTTCCTGGACCGCGCTTCGGATTGGGATGAGGACTTCGAGGCCCTGGTGGATTGGGCCCGGGCGGCAGGGGTGTTCCGCCTGAACCCAACGGAGCGGGCGCGGGCGGCATGGGACAAGGCGGCGATGCACCGGCGGTTCGTCGAAGCGGGGCTCCCCACCCCTCCCACGGCCATCCTCCCCCCGTGGGAAGCCGACCCCCGGACGCTCTGGCCCGAAGGGCTGGGGGAACCCCCGTGGATCGCCAAGCCCGCCTTTGGGGGCGGCGGGGAGGGCGTGCGGACGATCATCTGTCCAGAGGACCTGAACGCCCTGCGCACGGCCTTCCCCGATGAATCGATCCTGGTCCAGGCCTACGTGCGCCCCCGCCGGCTGGACGGGCGCCCGGCGTGGTTCCGGGTGCTCTATGCGGTGGATCAGGTGTTCCCATGCTGGTGGGATCCGGCCACCCATCGGTATACACCGGTGGAGGAGGAAGAGCGGATCGCCTTCGGCCTGGACGCGCTCTGGGAGCTGGGGCGTCGGATCGCGGCGGTCTGCGGGCTTCACCTGTTCTCCAGCGAGATCGCCCTGGACGAGGCAGGGCGCTTCCTGTGCATCGACTACGTCAACGATCCCATCGACACGCGTCCGCAATCCCTGGCCCCGGAGGGGGTGCCGGACGAGGTGTTGCAGGGGATCGCCGAGCGGATCGCCGAGGCCGTCGGGAGGATACGATGCCGCTCATCCTGGTGA
- the galE gene encoding UDP-glucose 4-epimerase GalE, producing MRILVAGGAGYIGSIVTELLLEAGHEVVVYDNLCHGFRAAVPEGAQFVHGDIGDGERVVETLRRWPCQAAMHFAAFIEAGESMEEPFKYFRNNVAHTITFLEALLAGGVDRVVFSSTAAVYAPAPEPLTESSPIGPVNVYGETKATVERILGWLHRTRGLRYAALRYFNAGGATATRGEDHRPESHLIPRILQVALGRRPYVEIYGTDYPTRDGTCIRDYIHVVDLARAHLLVLEALSERPVMVYNVGTGTGYTVREVLEVCRRVTGHPIPAREGPRRPGDPVMLVASPEAIRRDLGWTPEHTLIDIVASAWRWMQAHPHGYPE from the coding sequence ATGCGCATCCTGGTCGCCGGCGGAGCCGGCTACATCGGCAGCATCGTGACGGAGCTCCTCCTCGAGGCCGGCCATGAGGTGGTGGTCTACGACAACCTGTGCCACGGCTTCCGAGCCGCCGTCCCGGAGGGCGCGCAGTTCGTCCATGGGGATATCGGGGACGGGGAACGGGTGGTGGAGACCCTGCGCCGGTGGCCTTGCCAGGCCGCCATGCACTTCGCCGCCTTTATTGAGGCCGGCGAGTCCATGGAGGAGCCTTTCAAGTATTTCCGGAACAACGTGGCCCACACCATCACCTTCCTGGAGGCCCTGCTGGCCGGCGGGGTGGATCGGGTGGTGTTCTCCTCCACCGCCGCCGTCTACGCCCCCGCCCCGGAGCCCCTGACGGAGTCTTCCCCCATCGGGCCGGTGAACGTCTACGGGGAGACCAAGGCGACCGTCGAGCGGATCCTGGGGTGGCTGCACCGAACCCGGGGCCTGCGCTACGCGGCGCTGCGCTATTTCAACGCCGGAGGGGCCACGGCGACGCGGGGGGAGGATCATCGGCCGGAGAGCCATCTGATCCCCCGTATCCTGCAGGTGGCCCTGGGCCGCCGGCCTTATGTGGAGATCTACGGGACCGATTACCCCACCCGCGATGGGACCTGCATCCGGGATTACATCCACGTGGTGGATCTCGCCCGGGCCCACCTCCTGGTCCTGGAGGCCCTCTCCGAGCGGCCGGTGATGGTCTACAACGTGGGGACGGGGACCGGCTACACCGTCCGGGAGGTGCTGGAGGTCTGCCGACGGGTGACCGGCCACCCCATCCCAGCCCGGGAAGGGCCGCGCCGGCCTGGGGACCCGGTGATGCTGGTGGCCTCCCCGGAGGCCATCCGCCGGGATCTGGGCTGGACACCGGAGCACACTTTGATCGACATCGTGGCCAGCGCCTGGCGCTGGATGCAGGCGCACCCCCACGGATACCCGGAGTAA
- a CDS encoding glycosyltransferase: MKLMAAASLGISVLLFLYALYVLILCGLSLWGRRRPVPRANPSTWPFVTVQLPIYNEGSVVERLLQAVVALDYPPDRLEIQVLDDSTDETAQLVKQLVVHYQALGYPIELLRRPNRNGYKAGALAYGLRRARGEFIAIFDADFVPPPDFLKRMIPVLLADPTIAAAQARWDHLNASQSWITRAQALMLDAHFIVDQVARSAAGLPVNFNGSAGVWRREAIEAAGGWETDTLTEDLDLSYRAQLAGWRIVFVPDVAVPGEIPPTLPAFKSQQFRWAKGTTQTFRKLISRIWRSRWPWWKRVVATLHLGGYFTHLLGVLLLLLSGPLLRHPVERPKWAVILGLGLLTVPLMYGLSQQALYPDWPRRLWVIPVLFVIGTGLTLSNTRAIIEALLGLPSEFQRTPKGERAARGEPEMDPIGWIEGAFALYALLLTWRAWHHGLDGVVPFLLCYALSYGIVAGFSLSPAPPAREAVSSARAPLKEADRSGPFPR; the protein is encoded by the coding sequence ATGAAGCTTATGGCCGCGGCCAGCCTGGGGATCAGCGTTCTGCTGTTCCTGTATGCCCTTTACGTTCTGATCCTGTGCGGGCTCAGCCTGTGGGGACGGCGTCGCCCGGTCCCCCGCGCGAACCCTTCGACCTGGCCCTTCGTCACGGTGCAGTTGCCCATTTACAATGAAGGGAGCGTGGTGGAGCGCCTGCTGCAAGCCGTGGTGGCCCTGGATTATCCCCCAGACCGCCTGGAGATCCAGGTCCTGGATGACTCCACGGACGAGACGGCGCAATTGGTCAAGCAGCTGGTTGTCCATTATCAGGCCCTCGGCTATCCCATCGAGCTGCTGCGGCGCCCGAACCGGAACGGCTACAAGGCAGGGGCGCTGGCCTACGGGCTGCGAAGGGCCCGGGGCGAGTTCATCGCCATCTTCGACGCCGACTTCGTCCCACCGCCGGATTTCCTGAAGCGCATGATCCCGGTGCTGCTGGCCGACCCTACCATCGCCGCCGCTCAAGCCCGCTGGGACCATCTGAATGCCTCTCAGTCCTGGATCACCCGCGCCCAGGCCCTGATGCTGGACGCGCACTTCATAGTCGATCAGGTGGCCCGCTCCGCCGCCGGGCTGCCTGTGAACTTCAACGGCTCCGCAGGCGTGTGGCGGCGGGAGGCCATCGAGGCCGCCGGCGGGTGGGAAACCGACACCCTGACAGAGGACCTGGATCTCAGCTATCGGGCCCAGCTGGCCGGCTGGCGCATCGTCTTCGTCCCCGATGTCGCGGTCCCGGGGGAGATCCCCCCCACCCTCCCGGCCTTCAAGAGCCAGCAGTTCCGGTGGGCCAAGGGGACCACCCAGACGTTCCGGAAGCTGATCAGCCGGATCTGGCGCAGCCGCTGGCCGTGGTGGAAGCGGGTGGTGGCCACCCTCCATCTGGGCGGATATTTCACCCATCTGCTGGGAGTGCTCCTGTTGCTGCTCTCCGGTCCCCTGTTGCGCCATCCCGTGGAGCGCCCGAAGTGGGCGGTGATCCTGGGCCTGGGGCTGCTAACGGTGCCCCTGATGTATGGCCTCAGCCAGCAGGCCCTCTACCCCGACTGGCCCCGTCGGCTCTGGGTGATCCCGGTCCTGTTCGTGATCGGGACGGGCCTCACCTTAAGCAACACCCGCGCCATCATCGAGGCCCTGCTCGGCCTTCCCTCGGAGTTCCAGCGGACGCCCAAGGGGGAGCGGGCGGCGCGGGGCGAGCCGGAGATGGACCCGATAGGCTGGATCGAGGGGGCCTTCGCCCTTTACGCCCTTCTCTTAACCTGGCGGGCATGGCACCATGGCCTCGATGGGGTCGTGCCCTTCCTGCTCTGTTATGCCCTGAGCTACGGGATCGTCGCCGGCTTCAGCCTCTCCCCCGCCCCGCCCGCGCGGGAGGCCGTCTCCTCGGCGCGCGCTCCGCTCAAAGAAGCGGATCGAAGCGGCCCGTTCCCCCGCTGA
- a CDS encoding S1C family serine protease, which produces MGNSPQDLRNRMWIWIAALILIAMACGCIGLAVGGLAGYLIGRGAGAPTPPGPTSGTPWLGVMVTHDRDGARILQVLPNSPAEEAGLRPGDRITAVDGEPVDDRHPLPDALRRHRPGETVRLTVIRDGQERTLSVTLGRAP; this is translated from the coding sequence ATGGGCAACTCGCCTCAAGACCTCCGGAACCGCATGTGGATCTGGATCGCCGCGCTCATCCTGATCGCCATGGCCTGCGGGTGCATCGGCCTGGCGGTGGGCGGGCTGGCTGGCTATCTGATCGGCCGGGGCGCGGGCGCTCCGACTCCCCCCGGGCCCACTTCTGGAACCCCCTGGTTGGGGGTGATGGTGACCCATGATCGCGATGGGGCACGGATCCTCCAGGTGCTCCCCAACAGCCCGGCCGAGGAAGCCGGCCTGCGCCCCGGCGACCGGATCACCGCCGTGGACGGCGAGCCGGTGGACGACCGTCATCCTCTCCCCGATGCGCTCCGACGCCATCGCCCCGGGGAGACGGTGCGCCTGACAGTGATCCGGGATGGGCAAGAGCGCACCCTCTCCGTCACGCTGGGCCGGGCCCCTTAG